Proteins from a genomic interval of Chroococcidiopsis thermalis PCC 7203:
- a CDS encoding Na+/H+ antiporter subunit E, whose translation MIGYLNLILRLAIWFLLTANFSVANIIIGVAVAFLLPGSPKSRAALKDWLRALGKILIAIPQAYVEAFEIIFRPHTQEEVTLERVPPRRTPGLIFLDIFLITFTPKTIVLKYREDGWYEVHRVRRRKT comes from the coding sequence ATGATTGGATATCTGAATCTCATACTACGACTGGCTATCTGGTTTTTGCTCACTGCTAATTTTAGTGTGGCAAATATCATCATCGGCGTTGCTGTTGCCTTTTTATTGCCAGGAAGCCCCAAATCGCGAGCAGCTTTAAAAGACTGGCTGCGGGCGCTGGGTAAGATCCTCATAGCAATTCCACAGGCATATGTTGAGGCATTTGAAATCATTTTCCGTCCCCATACTCAAGAAGAAGTCACCTTAGAACGAGTGCCACCGCGACGGACACCAGGTCTGATATTTCTAGATATTTTCCTGATTACCTTTACGCCAAAAACCATTGTCTTGAAATACCGCGAAGACGGCTGGTACGAAGTCCATCGGGTGCGACGGAGGAAAACATGA
- a CDS encoding monovalent cation/H(+) antiporter subunit G — protein MAIDVLSYTCMGIGVFFWFWGTFPLLGKRSLLFKLHGLSVADTLGSMSIIIGLLLKRPRESPLLILAIISLAIWNTVLGYVLAYCSSSRGSNDG, from the coding sequence ATGGCAATCGACGTGTTGAGTTATACCTGCATGGGTATAGGAGTATTTTTCTGGTTTTGGGGAACCTTCCCCCTGCTAGGCAAGCGATCGCTATTATTTAAACTGCACGGTCTTTCAGTTGCAGATACACTCGGATCGATGAGTATCATCATCGGGCTACTGCTAAAAAGACCCAGAGAATCGCCGTTACTGATCCTCGCCATTATTTCCTTGGCGATTTGGAATACAGTGCTGGGGTACGTGTTGGCATACTGTTCCAGTAGCAGGGGTAGCAATGATGGATAG
- a CDS encoding cation:proton antiporter codes for MSTTTIAWIALPFFVGFVAYLFPKLDRYLALCVALVSGTYALLLFVTSPLSLQLLDSFGVTLLVDRLSGYFILTNALVTAAVILYCWRSGKTAFFYAQIIILHGSLNAAFVCADFISLYVALEVIGIAAFLLIAYPRSDRSIWVGLRYLFVSNTAMLFYLVGAVLVYQVHHSFAFAGLRGAPIEALALIFLGLLTKGGVFVSGLWLPLTHSESATPVSAMLSGIVVKAGIFPIVRCALMFDEVDAIVRIFGVGAALLGVFYAIWEQDNKRTLALSTISQLGWILAAPEVGGFYALAHGLVKSALFLSVGTLPSRNIKELQHQPIGTAIWIVLVVGSLSISGFPLLVGFGAKMSTLNNVLPWQTIAMNVAAIGTATAYARFIFLPHQRQERQQEVNYGFWVAVTLLIGALVVTNVLYYEAYTVANMVKAIAIVGVGWLAYLTIFRRTVLRLPRMLEQFEHLIGVMSLMLILLFWMAWA; via the coding sequence ATGAGTACCACTACGATCGCCTGGATTGCACTACCGTTTTTTGTCGGATTTGTCGCTTATCTGTTCCCCAAACTCGATCGGTATCTCGCATTATGCGTAGCACTAGTTTCGGGGACATATGCGTTGCTGCTATTTGTTACATCTCCACTATCACTACAGTTACTAGATAGTTTCGGTGTCACATTATTAGTAGACCGATTGAGCGGCTACTTTATATTGACTAATGCCTTGGTAACGGCAGCGGTGATTCTTTACTGCTGGCGCAGTGGTAAGACAGCTTTTTTTTACGCACAGATTATCATCCTACATGGCAGCCTCAATGCTGCGTTTGTCTGTGCGGATTTTATTAGTCTATACGTGGCGCTAGAGGTAATTGGTATTGCGGCATTTCTCTTAATTGCTTATCCTCGAAGCGATCGCTCGATTTGGGTTGGCTTGCGCTATCTGTTTGTCAGCAACACGGCAATGCTGTTCTATCTAGTTGGCGCAGTACTGGTCTATCAGGTGCATCATTCATTTGCTTTTGCCGGTTTGCGTGGCGCACCAATCGAAGCACTTGCCCTCATCTTCTTGGGACTCTTGACAAAAGGAGGAGTCTTCGTGTCGGGCTTGTGGTTGCCGTTAACCCACTCCGAATCGGCAACGCCAGTATCAGCAATGCTGTCGGGAATTGTGGTAAAAGCTGGCATTTTTCCGATAGTGCGGTGCGCCCTGATGTTTGACGAGGTGGATGCGATCGTCCGCATTTTTGGAGTTGGGGCAGCGCTGCTAGGAGTATTCTATGCAATCTGGGAACAAGACAACAAGCGCACGTTGGCGTTGAGTACGATATCGCAGCTAGGCTGGATTCTTGCTGCACCTGAAGTAGGCGGCTTTTATGCGCTGGCGCACGGGCTGGTTAAATCGGCGCTATTTCTGAGCGTGGGTACTTTACCGAGCCGAAATATCAAGGAACTGCAACACCAGCCAATCGGTACTGCAATCTGGATTGTCTTGGTCGTAGGTAGCCTCTCAATTTCCGGCTTTCCCCTATTGGTTGGCTTTGGGGCGAAAATGTCAACCCTGAACAACGTGTTGCCCTGGCAAACAATCGCCATGAATGTTGCGGCTATAGGAACGGCAACAGCATATGCCAGATTTATCTTTCTACCCCATCAGCGACAAGAGAGACAACAGGAAGTTAATTATGGTTTCTGGGTAGCGGTAACGCTGTTAATCGGTGCATTGGTTGTGACAAACGTGCTGTATTACGAAGCGTATACCGTGGCGAATATGGTCAAAGCAATCGCGATCGTTGGCGTTGGCTGGTTGGCATATTTGACGATCTTTCGACGGACAGTACTCAGGTTACCGCGTATGCTCGAACAATTCGAGCATCTAATTGGCGTGATGAGTTTGATGTTAATCCTACTTTTCTGGATGGCGTGGGCATGA
- a CDS encoding lipid kinase, whose translation MKQRALLLVNRHARHGQQRIAAAIEQLQQLDLDLLEKPIEHPRQLAELIRYYRHQVDLVIIGGGDGTLNAAVDALVETRLPLGILPLGTANDLARTLEIPNSLPEACEIIASQKVRWIDLGWVNGKHFFNVASLGLSVQIAKKLTKESKRRWGVLAYAMAAIQVLWQSRPFRAEIRINNQDAIRVKTVQIAVGNGRYYGGGMAITHDAAIDDRRLDLYSLELRHWWQMIPLLPAMRQGRHTALPGVRTLHGQKIRVATRKPRPINTDGEITAYTPAEFRVIPQAVAVLVPD comes from the coding sequence GTGAAACAGCGAGCCTTACTGCTAGTCAATCGTCATGCCCGTCACGGACAGCAGCGGATTGCTGCTGCCATAGAACAGTTACAGCAGTTAGATTTAGATTTATTAGAAAAGCCAATAGAACATCCTCGGCAGTTAGCCGAACTGATCCGCTACTATCGCCATCAAGTAGACTTAGTAATTATTGGTGGTGGAGATGGGACGCTCAACGCGGCAGTAGATGCATTAGTCGAGACTAGATTACCTTTAGGAATATTACCTCTAGGGACTGCTAACGATCTAGCTCGAACTTTAGAAATTCCCAATTCTCTACCTGAAGCGTGTGAGATTATTGCGAGTCAAAAAGTCCGTTGGATTGACTTAGGTTGGGTGAATGGCAAGCATTTTTTTAACGTTGCTAGCCTCGGTTTGAGCGTCCAAATCGCTAAGAAACTGACGAAAGAGTCTAAACGTCGATGGGGAGTTTTAGCCTATGCAATGGCAGCAATTCAGGTTCTCTGGCAATCTCGACCCTTCAGAGCCGAAATTCGGATTAATAATCAAGATGCGATTCGAGTCAAAACCGTACAAATTGCCGTTGGTAACGGACGCTACTACGGTGGTGGCATGGCAATCACTCATGATGCGGCGATCGACGATCGCAGGCTAGACTTATACAGTCTGGAATTGCGTCACTGGTGGCAGATGATTCCTTTATTACCCGCAATGCGTCAAGGTAGGCATACAGCCTTACCTGGAGTCCGTACCTTGCACGGTCAAAAAATCCGTGTTGCGACTAGAAAACCCCGTCCCATTAATACCGATGGAGAAATCACCGCTTACACTCCCGCAGAATTTCGCGTCATTCCCCAAGCGGTAGCAGTTTTAGTACCAGATTAG
- a CDS encoding SulP family inorganic anion transporter, translated as MQITNKIHFRNLRGDLFGGLTTAIVSLPLALAFGVASGAGAVAGLYGAVCVGFFAALFGGTPTLISEPTGPMTVVMTAIVAGLTASNPENGLAMAFTVVMLAGIFQIIFGAFKLGKYVTLMPYSVISGFMSGIGVILIILQIAPFVGQAAPKGGVLGTVQSIPQLLANTDPIEAGLGALTLAIIFLMPSKFKRFVPPQLVALVVGTVVSLVLFPGADIRRIGEIPMGLPQLQMPIFTPGQITTMFLDGVVLGMLGCIDTLLTAVIADSITRTQHNSDKELIGQGIGNLVSGLFGGLPGAGATMGTVVNIQTGATTAISGITRALILLVVVLGAASLTQVIPMAVLAGIALKVGIDILDWSFLKRAHKVSLKGTLIMYGVLLLTVFVDLIVAVGVGVFIANILTIERLSNLQAQDVKTISDADDEIVLNQEEKQLLDRANNRVLLFYLSGPMIFGVSKAIAREHTAMADHDVLVLDLSDVPMLGVTASLAIENAIKDAVEQGRHVFIVGATGSVQRRLEKLGIFDLLPPQNLMTDRLAALRQAVALVNSNDRVTADVGSASSQGLSDFTDPALQQ; from the coding sequence ATGCAAATAACAAACAAAATTCACTTCAGAAATTTACGAGGCGATTTATTTGGTGGTTTAACCACCGCGATCGTTTCCTTGCCCCTAGCATTGGCATTCGGTGTTGCCTCTGGTGCTGGAGCCGTGGCTGGGCTTTACGGTGCAGTCTGCGTTGGTTTTTTTGCGGCGTTGTTTGGTGGCACGCCAACTCTAATTTCCGAGCCAACCGGACCGATGACCGTGGTGATGACGGCGATCGTTGCTGGTTTAACGGCAAGCAACCCTGAGAATGGCTTGGCAATGGCGTTTACCGTCGTGATGCTGGCGGGGATTTTTCAAATTATCTTTGGGGCATTTAAGCTAGGGAAATACGTGACGCTGATGCCCTACAGCGTGATCTCTGGCTTCATGTCTGGGATTGGAGTCATACTGATTATTTTGCAAATTGCGCCGTTTGTCGGGCAAGCAGCACCTAAAGGTGGGGTTTTGGGTACGGTGCAGAGCATACCTCAACTGCTAGCAAACACCGATCCAATCGAAGCTGGGTTAGGGGCGCTAACACTGGCAATTATTTTCTTAATGCCATCTAAATTCAAGCGTTTCGTCCCGCCTCAACTTGTAGCACTGGTAGTTGGCACAGTAGTTTCTCTGGTTCTCTTTCCAGGTGCAGATATTCGGCGGATTGGCGAGATTCCGATGGGATTGCCACAGTTACAGATGCCCATCTTTACTCCTGGTCAAATCACAACCATGTTTCTCGATGGTGTTGTTCTAGGGATGTTGGGCTGTATTGATACTTTGCTGACTGCCGTAATTGCCGACAGTATTACACGTACTCAACACAACTCTGATAAAGAATTAATCGGTCAAGGGATTGGTAACTTAGTTTCTGGACTGTTTGGCGGCTTACCTGGCGCAGGTGCGACAATGGGTACGGTGGTGAACATTCAAACGGGTGCAACCACAGCTATATCTGGAATAACTCGCGCTTTAATTCTACTAGTCGTCGTTTTAGGGGCTGCAAGTTTGACTCAGGTGATTCCAATGGCTGTATTAGCTGGAATTGCCCTGAAAGTTGGGATTGACATTTTAGATTGGAGTTTCTTAAAACGCGCCCACAAGGTTTCCCTGAAGGGAACGCTAATTATGTATGGGGTGCTGTTACTGACGGTATTTGTCGATCTGATTGTGGCGGTTGGAGTGGGAGTGTTTATTGCTAACATCTTGACCATCGAGCGTTTATCTAATCTGCAAGCGCAAGATGTCAAAACCATTAGCGATGCCGATGATGAGATCGTATTAAATCAGGAAGAAAAACAGTTACTCGATCGCGCTAACAATCGCGTGCTGTTATTCTACCTCAGCGGACCGATGATTTTCGGCGTATCCAAAGCGATCGCCCGCGAACATACAGCAATGGCAGACCACGATGTTTTGGTTCTAGATTTGAGCGATGTACCGATGCTAGGTGTGACTGCTTCTTTAGCAATTGAAAATGCAATAAAAGATGCAGTCGAACAGGGTCGTCACGTTTTTATCGTTGGTGCCACTGGTTCCGTGCAGCGGCGGTTAGAAAAGTTAGGCATCTTCGATCTTTTACCCCCACAAAATTTAATGACAGATCGGCTGGCTGCATTGCGACAAGCAGTTGCATTGGTAAATAGTAATGATAGGGTTACTGCCGATGTTGGAAGTGCTTCGAGCCAAGGTTTGAGCGATTTCACCGATCCAGCACTGCAACAATAA
- a CDS encoding phosphate-starvation-inducible PsiE family protein encodes MISPWKKLAISTKELLADEGFLKSIHLVENLVSKILSLALVGVILVSLVDLIIFLYQDLFREPIGFFNKTLIEIFGMFLNILIALELLENITAYLRKHVVQVELVIVTALIAVARKLIIFDFSKATGIDLIGLATASFALSISYWLIRQMNRKHREDRR; translated from the coding sequence ATGATAAGTCCTTGGAAAAAACTAGCGATTTCAACTAAAGAGTTATTGGCAGATGAAGGTTTCCTCAAAAGCATTCACCTGGTTGAGAACCTAGTTTCAAAAATTTTGTCACTCGCTCTAGTGGGTGTTATATTAGTTTCTTTAGTTGACTTAATAATTTTTTTGTATCAAGATTTATTTAGGGAGCCGATTGGTTTTTTCAATAAGACTCTCATCGAAATTTTCGGGATGTTCCTGAATATTCTCATTGCTCTAGAATTATTAGAAAATATTACTGCTTACCTCAGAAAACACGTCGTTCAAGTTGAACTAGTAATTGTAACTGCCTTAATTGCTGTAGCCCGCAAGCTGATTATTTTTGATTTTAGTAAAGCTACAGGTATAGATTTAATCGGTCTAGCAACGGCTAGTTTTGCCCTCTCAATTAGTTATTGGCTCATTCGTCAAATGAACAGAAAGCATAGAGAAGATCGCAGGTAA
- a CDS encoding glycoside hydrolase family 13 protein has protein sequence MEITTPDWVKHAVFYQIFPDRFAKSQQPRKRLLKNATWEEWEEMPTLQGYKGGDLWGVMEQLDYLQTLGINAIYFTPIFQSASNHRYHTHDYYRVDPMLGGDEAFQELLEACHSRDIKVVLDGVFNHASRGFFFFHDILENGPYSPWVDWFKIEKWPLCPYDGDRPANYEGWAGNRALPVFNHDNPEVREYIMEIAEYWLKFGIDGWRLDVPFEIRTPGFWQEFRDRVKAINPDAYIVGEVWEDSREWLDGTQFDGVMNYLFAAPTIAFTAGDRVDMTQVQDRSYYPYPPLFAAEYATKMQELLQLYPWEIQLTQLNLLASHDTARLISIAGGDRPSVELATLLLITFPGAPSIYYGDEVGLPGKIDPDSRRGFPIEATWDREILEYHRQLIALRHAYPALRTGDYQVLHAQGLVYVFARTLGSEEIVVAVNTGTDSAQVSFDTNKLRSHPSKLLFGSAEIESIADGSQMNLNLPPRAGCILV, from the coding sequence ATGGAGATTACCACCCCAGACTGGGTAAAACACGCTGTTTTCTATCAAATTTTTCCCGATCGCTTTGCTAAGAGTCAACAACCCCGCAAACGGCTGTTAAAAAACGCTACTTGGGAAGAATGGGAAGAAATGCCCACTCTTCAAGGTTATAAGGGTGGCGATCTCTGGGGTGTGATGGAGCAATTAGATTATTTGCAAACGTTAGGCATTAACGCCATCTACTTCACCCCGATCTTTCAATCTGCTAGCAATCACCGCTATCACACCCACGACTACTATCGAGTCGATCCGATGTTAGGCGGAGATGAAGCTTTTCAAGAATTGCTAGAAGCTTGTCACAGCCGCGATATTAAGGTTGTTTTGGATGGAGTCTTCAATCATGCCAGTCGGGGCTTTTTCTTTTTTCACGACATTCTCGAAAATGGTCCCTACTCTCCTTGGGTAGATTGGTTCAAGATTGAAAAATGGCCCTTGTGTCCTTATGATGGCGATCGCCCTGCTAATTACGAAGGCTGGGCGGGAAATCGCGCTTTACCCGTGTTCAATCACGATAACCCAGAAGTGCGAGAATACATTATGGAGATTGCCGAATATTGGCTGAAATTCGGCATCGACGGCTGGCGGTTAGATGTGCCGTTTGAAATTAGAACTCCTGGTTTTTGGCAAGAGTTTCGCGATCGCGTCAAAGCCATCAACCCCGATGCTTATATTGTCGGTGAAGTGTGGGAAGATTCGCGAGAATGGCTGGACGGCACGCAATTTGACGGCGTGATGAATTACTTGTTTGCCGCACCGACAATCGCTTTTACGGCTGGCGATCGCGTGGATATGACACAAGTACAAGACCGTTCCTACTATCCCTATCCACCCCTGTTTGCAGCTGAATATGCCACAAAAATGCAAGAATTGCTGCAACTGTATCCTTGGGAAATTCAGTTAACGCAGTTGAATTTACTCGCTAGCCACGACACGGCGAGACTAATTTCGATTGCAGGAGGCGATCGCCCTAGTGTTGAACTTGCTACCCTATTGCTAATAACATTTCCTGGCGCTCCTAGCATCTACTATGGTGACGAAGTTGGTTTACCAGGCAAAATCGATCCAGACTCTCGGCGGGGTTTCCCTATCGAAGCCACTTGGGATCGGGAAATTCTCGAATACCACCGTCAGTTGATTGCCTTACGCCATGCATATCCTGCCTTGCGTACGGGAGATTATCAAGTGTTACACGCACAGGGCTTGGTTTATGTTTTTGCGCGAACTTTAGGCTCAGAAGAAATTGTCGTAGCTGTCAATACTGGTACTGACTCAGCACAAGTTAGTTTCGACACAAATAAGTTGCGATCGCACCCCAGCAAGTTGTTATTTGGGAGTGCAGAAATTGAGTCTATTGCTGATGGATCGCAAATGAATTTGAATCTACCTCCAAGGGCAGGTTGTATTTTGGTATAA
- a CDS encoding calcium-binding protein, with protein MSVAVGIDKALVGTDKNDVIFGTTDSDTIFGGAGHDAIFGQAGNDILNGDDGNDLLQGGDGNDKIDGGNGSNVIFGGNGHDILVARNDVDSGTNFIFGGSGNDYINGSSNDDYLYGENGNDELFGWFGNDTINGGAGNDRIQGAFHHSRTDEIDVMTGCRGADTFVLGGRSYGEMQPLYRGDNRNYGLITDFNKNEDAIELNKWEGDLRHDRAIEVRYSLGAAPVGLPQGTGIYVNSPGQSPDLIAILQGVDPNSLNLKASYFKIVD; from the coding sequence ATGAGCGTAGCTGTTGGTATAGACAAGGCATTAGTTGGTACAGATAAAAATGATGTCATATTCGGTACAACGGATAGCGATACTATATTCGGTGGAGCAGGACATGATGCCATTTTTGGACAAGCAGGTAACGATATATTGAACGGTGACGATGGTAATGACCTGTTACAAGGTGGAGACGGTAACGACAAGATCGACGGTGGTAATGGTAGCAATGTCATATTTGGTGGTAATGGTCATGACATTTTAGTTGCCCGGAATGACGTTGACAGCGGCACTAATTTTATATTTGGCGGTAGTGGAAATGACTATATCAATGGTAGTTCTAATGATGACTATTTATATGGCGAAAATGGGAACGATGAATTGTTCGGCTGGTTTGGGAACGATACTATAAATGGGGGTGCTGGCAATGACAGAATTCAAGGCGCTTTTCACCATAGCAGAACAGACGAAATCGATGTCATGACTGGATGTAGAGGGGCAGATACTTTTGTCTTGGGTGGAAGGTCTTATGGCGAAATGCAACCGCTCTATCGAGGTGACAACCGTAATTACGGTCTAATTACAGACTTTAATAAAAATGAAGACGCGATCGAACTCAACAAATGGGAGGGCGATCTAAGGCACGATCGCGCTATAGAAGTTCGATATAGTCTGGGTGCTGCACCAGTAGGATTACCTCAAGGAACGGGTATATATGTAAATAGCCCAGGACAATCACCAGATCTGATTGCTATTCTTCAAGGTGTCGATCCAAATTCTCTGAATCTGAAGGCAAGCTATTTCAAAATTGTAGATTGA
- a CDS encoding DUF4040 domain-containing protein has product MMDSYIYVLVALLPLSAAMVVFQVNPYHALVIRGILGAVAAMVYAVLGAADVSLTEALVGTMLAITLYAVAVRSSMVMRLGVLAEGAIATDSEGNRHFGQLLDDLRAILGKRHMRLELVTYKDQQDLHQALMEKEVHATCTRPEDIDCTTPDAEKQPYHTVTRVQRIYDIIQAELSSPATSITYVSIPEEKHS; this is encoded by the coding sequence ATGATGGATAGCTATATCTATGTCTTAGTGGCTCTGTTGCCGCTGTCCGCTGCGATGGTCGTCTTTCAGGTCAATCCATATCATGCCTTGGTGATTCGCGGCATTTTGGGAGCCGTGGCAGCAATGGTCTATGCAGTTTTGGGGGCGGCGGATGTGTCTTTGACCGAAGCATTAGTCGGTACAATGCTAGCGATTACTCTCTATGCCGTGGCGGTGCGATCGTCAATGGTGATGCGTCTAGGCGTACTTGCAGAAGGAGCGATCGCGACAGATAGCGAAGGCAATCGCCATTTTGGGCAACTGCTAGATGACTTACGGGCAATTTTGGGCAAACGTCACATGCGACTTGAGTTAGTGACCTACAAAGACCAACAGGATTTGCACCAAGCGCTGATGGAGAAAGAAGTACACGCAACTTGTACGCGACCCGAAGACATAGATTGCACAACGCCTGATGCGGAAAAACAACCCTACCATACCGTCACCAGAGTGCAGCGGATCTATGACATCATACAAGCCGAACTTTCATCACCTGCAACAAGCATTACCTATGTCAGCATTCCAGAGGAGAAACATTCATGA
- a CDS encoding cation:proton antiporter subunit C produces MLEACVLATILCGFFGIIFKKNLVMKIVSMDVMSTGVIAYYVLIASRDGLFAPIVSDVQNIAYSDPVPQAVILTAIVIGFSIQALMLVGVMKLARDNPTLESNEIEKNNTP; encoded by the coding sequence GTGTTAGAAGCGTGCGTATTAGCAACAATATTGTGCGGATTTTTCGGTATCATCTTCAAAAAGAATCTTGTGATGAAAATCGTCTCTATGGATGTCATGAGTACGGGGGTAATTGCCTATTACGTGCTGATTGCATCGCGAGATGGTTTGTTCGCACCGATTGTTTCAGATGTCCAAAATATCGCTTACTCCGATCCGGTTCCCCAGGCAGTCATATTGACGGCGATCGTGATTGGATTTTCAATTCAGGCTTTAATGCTAGTCGGTGTGATGAAATTGGCAAGAGATAATCCGACATTAGAAAGCAACGAGATCGAGAAAAATAATACGCCATGA
- a CDS encoding Na(+)/H(+) antiporter subunit B, translating into MKWVYIAAGIALFVKILIMSNPAPDFSLSIVESVVRDSGVPNAVSGIIFRNRLYDTIFEVVVFTIAIMGAHFLLANEQPSAKVYRFTDQPSIVLARLGATIAALVGIELAIRGHLSPGGGFAAGVAGGTAIGLVAITSSPEKMQSIYKRWHAATWEKVSVLIFVLLAAITLSGFELPHGELGALVSGGVIPLLNILVAVKVALGSWAVILVFIRYRGLL; encoded by the coding sequence ATGAAATGGGTCTACATTGCCGCAGGAATAGCTTTGTTTGTCAAAATCCTCATCATGTCCAATCCCGCACCGGATTTCTCGCTGTCAATTGTCGAATCAGTTGTACGAGATAGCGGAGTACCCAATGCGGTTTCAGGGATTATTTTTAGAAATCGACTGTACGACACCATTTTTGAGGTGGTCGTATTTACGATCGCCATTATGGGCGCTCATTTTTTGTTAGCGAACGAACAGCCATCCGCTAAAGTCTATCGTTTTACAGATCAGCCATCAATTGTACTGGCGCGATTAGGGGCGACAATTGCAGCTTTAGTGGGGATTGAACTGGCGATTCGGGGACATCTCAGCCCAGGCGGCGGTTTTGCGGCTGGGGTAGCGGGAGGAACGGCGATCGGTCTGGTGGCAATTACTTCATCACCAGAGAAGATGCAAAGTATCTACAAGCGCTGGCACGCTGCTACATGGGAGAAAGTTTCGGTGCTGATTTTCGTCCTCTTAGCGGCAATAACTCTGTCTGGATTTGAACTACCGCACGGAGAGTTGGGCGCACTTGTCAGCGGCGGAGTAATTCCGCTACTTAATATCCTGGTAGCCGTCAAAGTCGCCTTGGGTTCTTGGGCAGTTATATTAGTTTTTATTCGTTATCGCGGACTGTTGTAA
- a CDS encoding exopolysaccharide biosynthesis protein, whose product MHLKFSHDIKSLLEKLSQQPLTLSDILAGTSERGFSLVIALLVLPFLFPHPPGFTGIPGIACLILSLQMALGRRSPWLPKKVAQFKFPRWFAQQLLQNLKRCTRLLERIVRPRMLKIAGNPYIWQFNGFCIAWLAILLMLPIPLTNSFPTIGILVLAVATLEDDGLLMCVSYIYTIVITLIFAFLIYALWRGSSLLPSLFQ is encoded by the coding sequence ATGCATTTAAAATTTTCACACGATATTAAATCTTTACTAGAAAAACTATCTCAACAACCTTTAACTTTAAGCGATATTTTGGCAGGAACTTCAGAACGAGGTTTTAGTCTTGTTATTGCCTTACTTGTCTTACCATTTTTATTCCCTCATCCGCCTGGTTTTACTGGCATACCAGGAATAGCTTGCTTAATTTTATCCCTACAAATGGCATTGGGAAGGCGATCGCCTTGGTTACCGAAAAAAGTTGCTCAATTCAAATTTCCTCGCTGGTTTGCCCAGCAATTGTTACAAAACTTGAAAAGGTGTACCAGATTGCTAGAAAGAATCGTTCGTCCTCGCATGTTGAAAATAGCGGGAAATCCTTATATTTGGCAATTTAACGGGTTTTGTATTGCTTGGTTAGCTATTCTATTAATGTTACCAATTCCACTGACAAACTCTTTTCCAACTATTGGTATTTTAGTACTGGCAGTAGCAACGCTAGAAGATGATGGATTATTGATGTGTGTTAGCTATATATATACTATTGTCATTACCTTAATATTTGCCTTTTTAATTTACGCTCTTTGGCGAGGTTCTAGTTTATTACCGAGTTTATTTCAATAG